In the genome of Gloeotrichia echinulata CP02, one region contains:
- a CDS encoding DUF4351 domain-containing protein: protein MGRRFADKLVKVYLKNGQEQWVLIHVEVQSQEDSDFAARMYTYNYRIYDRYKKTVVSLAILGDERATWRPQQFGYSLFGCKLDFQFPIIKLVDYQQRLSELENDSNPFATIVMAHLAALNTRNDRNNRKEQKLALVQRLYEKGFAEQDVLNLIAFVDWMLTLPPNLEAEFKLEIQQLEAGRRMKYVTSFERSGIEIGKQQEALSFVTRLLNRRLGNIDDTLLEQVRSLSIEELEALGEALLDFTSVSNLTNWLSGRQQNS from the coding sequence ATCGGTCGCAGGTTCGCCGATAAATTGGTAAAAGTGTATCTCAAAAATGGTCAAGAACAGTGGGTGTTAATCCATGTCGAGGTGCAGTCTCAAGAAGATTCAGACTTTGCGGCAAGAATGTATACTTATAATTATCGCATCTACGATAGATATAAAAAAACCGTAGTCTCCCTGGCGATTCTGGGAGATGAAAGAGCAACTTGGCGCCCGCAACAATTTGGTTATAGTCTGTTTGGCTGTAAGTTGGATTTCCAATTTCCCATTATTAAATTGGTAGACTATCAGCAACGGTTATCGGAACTAGAAAACGACAGTAACCCATTCGCGACGATAGTGATGGCACACTTGGCTGCACTTAATACCCGTAATGACCGGAACAATCGTAAAGAGCAAAAATTGGCTTTGGTACAAAGGTTGTATGAAAAAGGATTTGCGGAGCAGGATGTTTTGAATTTAATCGCTTTCGTGGATTGGATGTTGACTTTACCACCCAATTTAGAAGCAGAGTTTAAACTAGAAATACAACAACTTGAGGCGGGACGACGTATGAAATATGTAACTTCTTTCGAGCGGAGTGGGATTGAAATTGGTAAGCAACAAGAAGCATTGTCATTCGTAACACGGCTACTAAATCGTCGTCTAGGAAATATTGATGACACATTGCTTGAGCAGGTGCGCTCTTTAAGCATTGAAGAGTTGGAAGCATTAGGTGAGGCTTTGCTTGATTTTACCTCGGTTAGTAATTTAACTAATTGGTTATCAGGAAGACAACAAAATTCATAG
- a CDS encoding DUF4351 domain-containing protein, with translation MNLIAFVDWMLTLPPNLEAEFKLEIQQLEARRRMKYVTSFERSARLQEALSLLTRQLNRRLGNIDDTLLEQVRSLTIEELEALGEDLLDFTSVSDLTNWLSERQQN, from the coding sequence TTGAATTTAATCGCTTTCGTGGATTGGATGTTGACTTTACCACCCAATTTAGAAGCAGAGTTTAAACTAGAAATACAACAACTTGAGGCGAGACGACGTATGAAATATGTAACTTCTTTCGAGCGGAGTGCTAGGCTACAAGAAGCATTATCATTGCTGACACGGCAACTAAATCGTCGTCTAGGAAATATTGATGACACATTACTTGAGCAGGTGCGTTCTTTAACCATTGAAGAGTTGGAAGCATTAGGTGAGGATTTGCTTGATTTTACCTCGGTTAGTGATTTAACTAATTGGTTATCAGAAAGGCAACAAAATTAA
- the pcrA gene encoding DNA helicase PcrA codes for MTTTIDFLSHLNPSQRQAVEHHCGPLLVVAGAGSGKTRALTYRIANLILKHRVAPENILAVTFTNKAAKEMKERIQRIFAEQLAMNEHGQRFDLLTEYQQMQLRSQVYRTTIKDLWCGTFHSLFSRVLRFDIEKYQDEKGRRWNKNFSIFDDSDSQSLVKEIVTKQLNLDDKKFEPRSVRYAISNAKNQGLSPSEFEREQPNYRGRVISEVYNSYQDRLAQNNALDFDDLILVPVRLFQQNEQVLAYWHRKFSHILVDEYQDTNRTQYDLIRLLVTNGEDNKSEWEWGNRSVFVVGDADQSIYSFRMADFTILLEFQEDFGDGLPDDDTRTMVKLEENYRSCENILQAANELIENNTERIDKVLKPTRGPGEQIYCHKADDELEEAEFVFNQIRTLENENPELNWGSFAILYRTNAQSRPFEELLVRNQIPYTVVGGMRFYDRKEIKDVIAYLRAIANPADTVSLLRVINIPRRGIGKTTIDALVNASQQLGVTLWEILSDETSVNTLAGRATKAVNGFAKMISHWKDQMATLPGSEVLDGLLEESGYIQDLQNQGTDEAEDRIANVKELYNAVLQFQEENEDVSLQAFLQSAALSSDLDNLKEGQAAVSLMTLHASKGLEFPVVYLVGLEQGLFPNYRSLNDPASLEEERRLCYVGITRAKERLFISHARERRLYGSREPAMRSQFLDELPEELLTTGRKTRQTYTKVASANSGKENWQVGDRVLHKTFGLGEITHVFGEGNKISVAVKFASLGQKIVDPRVAQLQKVE; via the coding sequence ATGACTACAACTATTGACTTCCTCAGCCACCTTAACCCCAGCCAACGTCAAGCCGTGGAACACCACTGCGGCCCGTTGCTAGTTGTTGCTGGTGCTGGTTCCGGTAAAACACGAGCGCTAACTTATCGGATTGCTAACCTGATTCTAAAACACCGTGTCGCTCCCGAAAATATTCTGGCTGTCACCTTCACCAATAAAGCCGCAAAGGAGATGAAGGAACGGATTCAAAGGATATTTGCAGAACAGTTGGCGATGAATGAACATGGTCAGCGGTTTGATTTGTTGACAGAATACCAACAAATGCAACTGCGATCGCAAGTCTATCGTACTACTATCAAAGATTTGTGGTGTGGCACTTTCCACAGTCTGTTTTCTCGCGTTCTCCGCTTTGATATTGAGAAATATCAAGACGAAAAAGGACGGCGGTGGAATAAAAATTTCTCGATTTTTGATGATTCAGATTCTCAAAGCTTGGTCAAAGAAATCGTTACAAAACAGCTAAACCTGGACGATAAAAAATTTGAACCCCGTTCTGTCCGCTATGCTATCAGTAACGCTAAAAACCAAGGTTTATCCCCGTCAGAATTTGAGCGAGAACAACCAAATTATCGCGGTAGGGTAATTTCTGAAGTCTACAATTCTTATCAAGATAGACTAGCACAAAATAATGCTCTTGATTTTGATGACTTAATTTTGGTGCCGGTGAGACTATTTCAACAAAATGAGCAGGTATTAGCTTATTGGCACCGCAAGTTTTCCCATATTCTAGTTGATGAATATCAGGACACCAACCGCACCCAGTACGACTTGATCCGTTTGTTGGTGACGAATGGTGAAGATAACAAGAGTGAGTGGGAATGGGGAAATCGGTCGGTGTTTGTGGTGGGTGATGCTGACCAATCAATTTACAGCTTTAGAATGGCTGATTTCACCATTTTGTTAGAATTTCAGGAAGATTTTGGCGATGGTTTGCCAGATGACGATACTCGCACAATGGTAAAATTAGAAGAAAACTATCGCTCTTGTGAAAATATTCTGCAAGCGGCTAATGAGTTAATAGAAAATAACACAGAACGTATTGATAAAGTCCTCAAGCCGACAAGGGGACCTGGTGAACAAATTTATTGTCACAAAGCTGATGATGAACTGGAGGAAGCGGAGTTTGTCTTTAATCAAATTCGCACTTTAGAAAACGAAAACCCCGAATTAAATTGGGGAAGTTTTGCCATTCTTTATCGTACCAACGCCCAATCACGCCCCTTTGAAGAATTGTTGGTAAGAAATCAAATTCCTTACACGGTTGTGGGGGGAATGAGATTTTATGACCGCAAAGAAATTAAAGATGTCATAGCTTATTTAAGAGCGATCGCCAATCCCGCTGATACAGTCAGTTTATTAAGAGTTATTAACATTCCCCGCCGTGGTATCGGGAAAACCACCATTGATGCTTTGGTGAACGCCTCCCAGCAATTAGGTGTCACCCTGTGGGAAATACTCAGCGATGAGACATCGGTTAATACCTTGGCTGGACGTGCCACCAAAGCTGTAAATGGCTTTGCTAAGATGATTAGCCACTGGAAAGACCAAATGGCAACGCTTCCAGGTTCCGAGGTTTTGGATGGACTGCTAGAAGAGTCTGGTTATATTCAAGACTTGCAAAATCAGGGAACAGATGAAGCTGAAGACCGCATCGCCAACGTCAAAGAACTGTACAACGCTGTATTACAATTCCAAGAAGAGAATGAAGATGTCTCCTTGCAAGCGTTCCTGCAAAGTGCTGCTCTGAGTTCTGATTTAGATAACTTGAAAGAAGGGCAAGCAGCAGTATCTTTGATGACCTTACACGCTTCCAAAGGTCTGGAATTTCCCGTAGTTTATTTGGTGGGTTTAGAACAGGGACTATTTCCTAACTACCGTTCGCTGAATGACCCCGCATCCTTGGAAGAAGAACGCCGCCTGTGTTACGTGGGAATTACTCGCGCCAAAGAGCGGTTATTTATATCACACGCCAGAGAGCGCCGTTTGTATGGTTCGCGGGAACCCGCCATGCGATCGCAATTTCTCGACGAATTACCAGAAGAGTTATTAACTACTGGACGCAAGACTCGCCAAACTTATACCAAAGTTGCATCCGCAAATAGTGGTAAGGAAAATTGGCAAGTTGGGGATAGAGTATTACATAAAACTTTTGGACTTGGTGAAATTACACACGTTTTTGGTGAAGGGAATAAGATATCTGTGGCTGTTAAATTTGCTAGTTTGGGACAAAAAATTGTTGACCCCAGGGTAGCGCAGTTGCAAAAAGTGGAGTGA
- a CDS encoding putative toxin-antitoxin system toxin component, PIN family, with the protein MKNPPNYVLDTNIVVSALLFKNSQPRQALDKARHQGTILMSQSIWQEIIEVLTRPKFEKYVTAIERDLFLGWLTESLNFIEISKTIVACRDAKDDKIWFLRT; encoded by the coding sequence ATGAAGAATCCCCCTAACTATGTGTTAGATACCAATATTGTTGTTAGTGCTTTGTTGTTTAAAAATAGTCAACCGCGTCAAGCCTTAGATAAAGCTAGACATCAAGGAACTATTCTGATGTCTCAATCTATTTGGCAAGAAATAATAGAGGTTTTAACAAGACCAAAGTTTGAAAAGTATGTTACTGCAATTGAGAGAGATTTATTTCTAGGTTGGTTGACTGAATCACTTAATTTTATTGAAATTAGCAAGACTATTGTTGCTTGTCGAGATGCTAAAGATGATAAAATTTGGTTCTTGCGTACTTAG
- a CDS encoding AAA family ATPase, whose protein sequence is MKVKRLKMQAFRGIGDLTLEFDETTPTVLIGINGVGKSSILDCLAILLSQLIGRIVPNENISAPANQSINILGSNINIQGDIYGHVNLYGDRSQSRLFTEQDSKIRDFNEQDIKNYCDETSNEITILHESLSVTWLLKNAALPYLAC, encoded by the coding sequence ATGAAAGTCAAGCGCCTGAAAATGCAAGCGTTCCGAGGAATCGGCGATTTGACCCTGGAATTCGATGAAACGACTCCAACGGTACTTATTGGGATTAATGGCGTCGGAAAATCAAGTATTCTGGATTGTCTCGCTATTCTTTTGTCACAGCTTATCGGTAGGATTGTACCAAATGAGAATATTTCTGCGCCAGCAAACCAGTCCATAAATATTCTGGGAAGTAATATCAATATTCAAGGTGATATCTACGGTCACGTTAATCTATATGGTGATAGAAGCCAATCAAGATTATTTACAGAGCAGGACAGTAAAATACGTGATTTCAACGAACAAGATATTAAAAACTACTGTGACGAAACATCCAACGAAATTACTATTTTACATGAATCTTTATCAGTAACTTGGCTGCTTAAAAATGCGGCTCTTCCGTACTTAGCGTGCTGA